A DNA window from Brassica napus cultivar Da-Ae chromosome C1, Da-Ae, whole genome shotgun sequence contains the following coding sequences:
- the LOC106373488 gene encoding uncharacterized protein LOC106373488: MGTPYNFRSWLEQPHMDPNTNLLTKEYARGIQEFMGVVQSQPEARTSKYLLCPCSTCKNNIRVKKIEVWSHLYLKGFTRGYKIWYLHGERFEYGSSSEPQTADRLDEPTKNVDFGVGTVQMVYDAYGENLPSGEEEGDRQEQPNLENFPCEEEGEREQPNLEARRFFEMLDAAKQPLYQGCKDGHSPLSSASRLMALKTDYNLAEECVDAIADFVRDVLPEDNLAPGSYYEVQKLVAGLGLPYQVIDVCIDNCMIYWRADENRENCKFCRKPRYQDTSGRIPVPYKRMWYLPLTERLKRLYQSERTAEPMRWHAEHLTNGEITHPSDAEAWKHFQSTYPKFASEVRNVYLALCTDGFSPFGKHGRQYSLWPVILTPYNLPPHLCMQREFLFLSILVPGPDHPKRSLDVFLQPLIYELQLLWEHGVHTYDVSRKENFQMRAVLMWTISDFPAYGMLSGWTTHERLSCPYCQDNTDAFQLKNGRKTCWFDCHMRFLPHDHPYRKSKTLFTKNKRVFDSPPEEVSGKKLKEQLRDFGADRTPDVDGNGHEPIYGVGENHNWHKKSIFWDLPYWETHLLRHCLDVMHIEKNFFDNLMNTILDVQGKTKDNLKSRLDLVDICARPELHVDEHGKGPIPIYRLDATAKEEFFDWITHSVKFPDGYASSLRNCVDKSEGKFTGLKSHDCHVMMQRLLPFAFSALLPRNVHEAIAGISAFFRDLCSRSLTSDGIRNLEVKIPVILCNLEKIFPPSFFDVMEHLAIHLAREAALGGPVQYRWMYLYERFMFHLKKKVKNLSKVEGSIVSQCINEETSNFAEYYFPSEIRTKSRRPARHDDRGERATYYVYVPNGFD, encoded by the exons atggGTACTCCTTATAATTTCCGTTCTTGGTTAGAACAACCTCATATGGATCCAAATACAAATTTACTTACGAAGGAATACGCACGTGGTATTCAAGAATTCATGGGGGTGGTTCAAAGTCAACCGGAAGCAAGAACAAGTAAGTATTTATTATGTCCATGTTCTACTTGTAAGAATAATATCCGTGTCAAAAAAATAGAAGTATGGAgtcatttatatttgaaaggATTTACACGTGGTTATAAGATTTGGTATCTTCATGGAGAAAGATTTGAGTATGGTAGTAGTAGCGAACCTCAAACTGCCGATAGGTTAGATGAACCAACCAAAAATGTAGATTTTGGGGTAGGGACTGTTCAGATGGTATATGATGCATATGGAGAAAATTTACCGTCGGGTGAAGAGGAAGGAGATAGACAAGAACAACCCAATTTAGAAAATTTCCCAtgtgaagaggaaggagaacgAGAACAACCCAATCTAGAAGCGAGAAGATTTTTTGAAATGTTAGATGCAGCTAAGCAGCCATTGTATCAAGGATGTAAAGATGGGCATTCACCTTTATCATCCGCAAGTCGATTGATGGCGCTAAAGActgactataatttggctgaagaatgtgtggatgcgattgcagATTTTGTTAGAGATGTTCTACCTGAAGATAATCTTGCACCTGGCTCATATTATGAGGTACAAAAATTGGTCGCTGGTCTTGGCTTACCATATCAGGTGATAGATGTATGCATCGATAATTGCATGATTTACTGGAGAGCAGATGAGAACAGGGAGAATTGTAAATTCTGtcggaaacctcgttatcaggatacgagtggaagaattCCGGTGCCATACAAacgaatgtggtatttgccgtTGACTGAAAGattaaagaggttatatcagTCTGAACGAACAGCagaaccaatgagatggcatgcagagcacttAACAAATGGTGAGATAACACATCCTTCCGATGCAGAGGCGTGGAAGCATTTTCAAtcaacatatccaaaatttgcaTCTGAGGTAAGAAATGTGTATCTTGCATTATGCAcagatggtttcagcccatttggaaagcatggaagacaatattcattgtggccggTAATCTTGACACCTTACAACTTACCACCACATTTGTGTATGCaacgagagtttttgttcctctcaattctcgttcccgggccagatcatcctaagagatcactggatgtgtttcttcagccattgATATATGAGCTGCAATTATTATGGGAGCACGGTGTTCatacatacgatgtttcgcggaAAGAGAATTTTCAGATGCgagcagtacttatgtggacaataagtgattttccagcatatggtatgttatctggatggaccaCGCATGAGAGGCTATCATGTCCTTATTGCCAAGAcaacacagatgctttccaactaaaaaatggtcggaaaacgtgttggtttgactgtcacatgAGATTTCTACCACacgatcatccatatcgtaagAGTAAGACATTGTTTacaaagaacaagagggtgtttgacagtccacctgaAGAAGTAAGTGGCAAAAAGTTGAAGGAACaattaagagattttggtgcagataGAACGCCAGACGTGGATGGAAATGGACATGAACCGATTTATGGTGTAGGGGAAAATCATAATTGGCATAAGAAAAGTATCTTCTGGGATTTGCCCTATTGGGAGACTCATTTGTTGCGGCACtgtttagatgtcatgcatattgagaagaactttttcgaCAATTTGATGAACACCATCCTTGATGTCCAAGGCAAGACGAAGGATAacttgaagtcaagactggatttggtTGATATTTGTGCTCGTCccgaacttcatgttgatgagcaCGGTAAAGGTCCTATTCCCATATATCGACTGGATGCAACTGCAAAAGAAGAGTTTTTTGATTGGATAACACACAGTGTtaaatttccagacggttatgcATCAAGTTTGCGTAATTGTGTTGACAAAAGTGAAGggaagtttactggcttgaagagccatgattgtcatgtaatgatgcagcgcctccttccttTTGCGTTTTCCGCACTATTGCCACGAAATGTCCACGAAGCAATCGCAg GGATAAGTGCTTTCTTCCGTGATTTATGCTCGAGATCACTCACATCAGATGGTATTCGCAATTTGGAAGTTAAAATACCGGTGATCCTTTGCAACctcgagaagatatttcctccatcattttttgatgttatggagcatcttgctattcatcttgCGAGAGAAGCGGCACTCGGTGGTCCCGTGCAGTACAGGTGGATGTATTTGTACGAACGGTTTATGTttcatctgaagaagaaggtCAAGAATTTAAGCAAGGTGGAGGGATCAATAGTGTCTCAGTGCATCAATGAGGAAACCTCAAACTTTGCTGAATACTACTTTCCATCAGAAATTCGAACAAAAAGTCGAAGACCTGcacggcatgatgatagaggtgAAAGGGCAACTTATTATGTTTATGTGCCAAAcggttttgattga